The following coding sequences are from one Vulpes vulpes isolate BD-2025 chromosome 12, VulVul3, whole genome shotgun sequence window:
- the CMTM1 gene encoding CKLF-like MARVEL transmembrane domain-containing protein 1 — protein MDAKTTKTPTGSLQQQRPTRPGASTAPVPPRPGPTVQPSRSGSGAAPSRPGTVAPSRPGPTVQPSRSGSGAAPSRPGTVAPSRPGPTVQPSRSGSGAAPSRPGTVAPSRPGPTVQPSRSGSGAAPSRPGTVAPSRPGPTVQPSRSGSGAAPSRPGMAAPSRPGPSKQPENTEPGMQQGAASRIPKGQEKSSIQQRAEGRAKVPLKFRDSFKRFFFSPKGLLKILRLGLILGALICFIIAKAYESYIAITILEMCIVLFFILIYMLTLHHLLVFLDWPLLDLINSIITAMFLLIVAILAMQEMERRHLFYVGGIQCLLAAMVCILDAMLATKIMREKIKRFLGIELDTNASLLLEPTPEKAQGTKSFWTLFSKAPTPAPAKADTPAPGKAPAKTGTPAPAKAPEKAPAKAGTPAPAKAATQASTKAPAKAPAKAATQAPTKAPAKTPTSDARRTPTQVSSKVSSRPSSVPASSVPSSRPSLRTPART, from the exons ATGGATGCCAAAACCACCAAAacccccacagggagcttgcaaCAGCAGCGTCCCACACGCCCAGGAGCTTCCACAGCTCCAGTGccaccacgccctgggccgacggTGCAACCCTCACGCTCTGGGTCGGGGGCGGCGCCCTCTCGCCCTGGGACCGTGGCGCCCTCTCGCCCTGGGCCGACCGTGCAACCCTCACGCTCTGGGTCGGGGGCGGCGCCCTCTCGCCCTGGGACCGTGGCGCCCTCTCGCCCTGGGCCGACCGTGCAACCCTCACGCTCTGGGTCGGGGGCGGCGCCCTCTCGCCCTGGGACAGTGGCGCCCTCTCGCCCTGGGCCGACCGTGCAACCCTCACGCTCTGGGTCGGGGGCGGCGCCCTCTCGCCCTGGGACAGTGGCGCCCTCTCGCCCTGGGCCGACCGTGCAACCCTCACGCTCTGGGTCGGGGGCGGCGCCCTCTCGCCCTGGGATGGCGGCACCCTCTCGCCCAGGGCCATCCAAGCAACCGGAGAATACAGAACCCGGGATGCAGCAGGGTGCAGCCTCAAGGATACCCAAGGGCCAAGAGAAGTCCTCCATCCAACAGCGTGCTGAAGGACGGGCCAAAGTCCCGCTCAAATTCAGGGACAGCTTCAAGCGTTTTTTCTTCTCGCCCAAGGGGCTGTTGAAGATCCTGAGGCTG GGTCTTATCCTAGGAGCATTAATTTGTTTCATCATTGCCAAAGCCTATGAGTCGTATATAGCCATCACAATTCTGGAAATGTGCAtcgttcttttttttattctaatatatatgCTAACCCTTCACCACTTGCTGGTTTTTTTAGATTGGCCCTTACTT GATCTTATCAACAGTATCATTACAGCTATGTTCCTTTTAATAGTTGCCATCTTGGCGAtgcaagaaatggaaagaaggcaTTTATTCTATGTTGGAGGG ATCCAGTGTCTCCTGGCGGCAATGGTGTGTATCCTGGATGCGATGCTGGCCACCAAGATCatgagggagaaaataaaaagattcctgGGAATCGAATTAGACACCAATGCCTCCCTGCTCCTGGAACCCACCCCTGAAAAAGCACAGGGAACCAAGTCATTCTGGACGCTATTCTCGAAAGCACCCACACCGGCACCCGCGAAAGCAGACACACCGGCACCTGGGAAAGCACCTGCGAAAACAGGCACGCCGGCACCCGCGAAAGCACCTGAGAAGGCACCCGCAAAAGCGGGCACGCCAGCACCCGCGAAAGCAGCCACGCAGGCATCCACGAAAGCACCTGCGAAAGCACCCGCGAAAGCAGCCACGCAGGCACCCACGAAAGCACCCGCGAAAACCCCCACCTCGGACGCCAGGCGCacacccacccaggtgtcctcaaagGTATCCTCGCGGCCATCCTCGGTGCCAGCATCCTCGGTGCCATCCTCGCGGCCATCCTTGCGGACACCCGCGCGGACATAA
- the CKLF gene encoding chemokine-like factor isoform X2: protein MSTLNLKPKHRPFCFSVKGHVKMLRLDIINSAIAAIFMIIISVLALLPETTTFIVLGGVFGLLVAVCCIADGVLIYRKLLFNPSGPYQKRTIHDKI from the exons ATGTCGACGCTGAACCTGAAGCCGAAGCACCGCCCCTTCTGCTTCAGCGTGAAAGGCCACGTGAAGATGCTGCGGCTG GATATTATCAACTCAGCGATAGCAGCAATATTCATGATAATCATATCTGTGTTGGCACTGTTACCAGAAACCACAACATTTATAGTCCTTGGAGGG GTGTTTGGACTCCTAGTAGCAGTGTGCTGTATTGCCGATGGGGTCCTTATTTACCGGAAGCTTCTATTTAATCCAAGTGGTCCTTATCAGAAACGTACTATTcatgacaaaatataa
- the CKLF gene encoding chemokine-like factor isoform X1, whose product MSTLNLKPKHRPFCFSVKGHVKMLRLALNVTSMTFFIIAQAPEPYIVITGFEVTVIFFFILLYILRLDRIMDCLFWPLLDIINSAIAAIFMIIISVLALLPETTTFIVLGGVFGLLVAVCCIADGVLIYRKLLFNPSGPYQKRTIHDKI is encoded by the exons ATGTCGACGCTGAACCTGAAGCCGAAGCACCGCCCCTTCTGCTTCAGCGTGAAAGGCCACGTGAAGATGCTGCGGCTG GCACTAAATGTGACATCCATGACCTTTTTTATCATTGCACAAGCCCCTGAACCATACATTGTCATCACTGGATTTGAAGtcactgttattttctttttcatacttttatatattctgaGGCTTGATCGAATAATGGACTGTTTATTTTGGCCTTTGCTT GATATTATCAACTCAGCGATAGCAGCAATATTCATGATAATCATATCTGTGTTGGCACTGTTACCAGAAACCACAACATTTATAGTCCTTGGAGGG GTGTTTGGACTCCTAGTAGCAGTGTGCTGTATTGCCGATGGGGTCCTTATTTACCGGAAGCTTCTATTTAATCCAAGTGGTCCTTATCAGAAACGTACTATTcatgacaaaatataa